The Malus domestica chromosome 10, GDT2T_hap1 nucleotide sequence AAATTTGGTGAAGTTTGGTTAATGACGGAAATTTGATTCTAGATCACTACGCGCAGTGGCACGTGGGCAACTCTGGTGATATGAATTTTGGACAAGAGATGTTATCGATGCTCTGAGCCCATATCCAAGGTCCTTTTTAGAGATTTGATGCGATAGTTCAACTATTCAATTTTTGAATTAACTGTACTGTTGCTCAATTTTCGCAATTAACGACAATTCAATTGTTGGATCTTCGTGCTATTTAATGAGCATGCTATTTAGTGATTTTATGACCCTTGAGAACTTTGGAAATGAAATCCGACATTCGAATATTTTGGACTGAAGAATTTAGTGTTGTTGATCTTAGTgggccgaccccacttagtgagaaaagactttgttgttgttgttgatcttAGTGGAACCAATTTGATGACGGTTGACATTTTAATCAACGTGTCCATAATTATTCTGGTGTCTCGTTTATATATAGGATTCTAAGTTAAGACTTGTGTGTTTTCTTCTGCGTCATGCCTTAGTGCTTCGATCATCGAGCTAGGATTGCTAGTAGGTTGGACTTTAGGTGAATTGACTTTAATATTATGTGATAAGTATTTTGCTTATGAAAATTCCCTTGTTATATACTTTGTCTGCATAACATGAATTTACAAATGTGTTGTTATCTAgtcattgattttttttgtaaaatgatatatttatgtatgtttGAAATGTTTGCGAACTAAGAGGGTTAGCAGAGGATCGTTGCCTtggtatacttttttttttcttcttgtttcacGTGTGGATTTGATATCCTTGGAGTACTTCCCTTCTTTCTTATTCCATGAGAGGTTCTGGAATCTTGTGAACAATTTCTGTAAGTTCCATGAATGGTTCATGAACGCTCCTTTTGTACGGTTACATGAGAGGTTCTGGAATCCTACATTTAGTTAGATTTCATGAGAGGTTTAGGAACTCTGTGCATAGTTTCTATCCCGTTTCATGAGAGGTTTTGAAACCTTTCTTTGTGTATATTTGCTATCTGGTTCTATGAAAGGTCCTCAAACGCGGAACTTTATGACGTCACTGTAgccctatttattttattatatatataaaagaaaaaccgGTTGAATGCATGTGTAGAGCCAATCGAGATTTGTGAGTGAGAATTATTCTATATATGCAAAGGATTCTGAAATGTTTAAAATGAGATCGATTGACCGACCTTTTAAATTACATGTTGTATCTCACACGACCTTTGCAGCTTatctgggtttttgttttgcTCAGTGCATCATTCTCACGATAGGGAGATCATGGAACCCCAAGCCCAACCCCCCACATTCAAAAGAACACGACAGTAGGACCAAAAacgaagaaagaaaaatactagctagctagctaacaCAAATGACGTATCAAAACGACATCAACATTTCTTCGAGAATTCCTGTGCAAATGACATTGCTACCTCTTCAGAGAAGAAATAATTTTCAAGAACAGCAACATTTCGATTGGATTATCTGGCTTCTTAAGCTCCACTCTTCCACCTTAAAGCAGATGACAACATTGCGTTTTCAGTTAAAAGTTCACTGCATAGACACAAGCAGAATTGAGGTATGGCATACCTGCGTTGTATAGGTCTTAGACAGCAGATTTCCGCATTCTTCAATGAGAGCTCTTTCTCCACCAATCACTCTGGCTAGTTCCGAAATCAAATGTTCTGTATCTTCTGCCTGATCATCAGAAAAGCTTTCGTCATTAAaagcaaaacataaaaataaaaatgctaGACGCAGTAAGCCTTTATTACTCACCCACATACACTTTATTATGCACCTTGTAAACCTCGTTCTCCTTTTATCTAATTAATTAGCTTTGAAACAACTCactcaattttttatttccaGTCAATCTACTCTTAAGCACATACACTAATTTTCTTTCAAGTACCCAACCCAGCAAGGAAAACCTTTGTGAAATTGTTTACCCTCCCATTTTACCCATTTGTATCACAAGGTTCATGAAATTTTACCACTACACTGAAATTTTTTCTTGTCAGCTGTGCCATCACTTCAAATACAAAGTAAAATACAATACTATCCAGTTGTTGATGAGAAAGCAAAAGGTCTCGAATTTTCTTTACCTTTGGCAAAGATCGGTGAACATGGAAAACTATTATGTCCATCACTTCTATTGCTGAGCTCAGTGCCTCTTCTAACTCTCGTAGATTGGCCTGCAGAGTATATCTCATGTCAGTGTTACCATAAGTGAAGCAATACCCTAACACAAGTTATTGATTATACCCTAACACTGCCACTGCTTGGAAGTTGAACTGAGGCATTCAACAATGCTTGAGTTGCTTCTGCCAGAGAAACTGAATAATCCCCTTCAAGAGAAAACCACTGGTCCAAATATGGAATCTACGATAATGTTCATAGAAGTATGTAAGTTACAATCACCATTCTCTgtaaatatataaacatatataaacaCGAGTTAAAATGGAATCTAAGATGATGTCAATGATATCTTACTGtcagaagaagataaaaatgcaCAACAAACAGTTTGGTGCTCTTAGGTTTCTATGTAACTGCAGTCTTACTCTCAGACGATCACATTACACATAGTATTGGAAAATAAAATTGCGATCTGTCTGACTGTCACAACCGATAGCAATATCTCATTACTTGTAGGTTTTATTTATTCCACAGCTAAAATTTTCAGAAAACTGAACCCGAAAACATAGCTTGAAAAAGGGTCTAATTGTAGAAATCATATGTTCCATTGTGAAGAAAAGCATTATAGAAGAAGCCCAATTCTTCATGGATAATTTACTCTCATCATGAAAGATTTGGTCTTTACTATATTCTCGATCGCACCTTGAAGGGAGGTTACAAGGCAGACTGATTTAGGTTCAACAAGCAATATAAAACTAACAAATTGGTAATCAAGGATAGGCAATACAACATACTGAATGAGATCATCAAGCTAGAAGTCTAAAGCAATCAACAAACGCTGGCAAGTGGCAGCCTTACTTGAGCTTCAAGAATTGTGGATAAAGTCTTTGTTCTTTGCAAAATGCCAAGTTCTATCCGTTTCCTCTTCACAGAATCATACAGTTCAGCAATCTTTACAGCGAGAGAATAAAGTGTTCTCTACAAGGAAGTGGAGAAAAACATTTAATTTCACAAGATAAATAACAACTTATATTGAATGGTTCCACTGTTAATTGCACTGAGACATTTTGTGACATGTGGTTAAGTTGAGACAATACCGGTGTTCTAAGTAGTATACTATTGGCTCGACTCTGAAATTTTAACTGCAGTGAAATAGACTAACCTGGGTCTCTCTCTGCTGAGCTCGCACGGAAGCCTCTGCTCTTGCATTGGCATATCTCCACTGCAGATAGCGGTTGTGGAGCACTCTCAAGGAATGTACATCTTCTAGATGACTGGAAactttctttcctttccttaTATCTGGGCCCAGCTTTGCAGTAGCACATGGTGGGACTGGGGGAAGGCATAGGCCACCCACCTTCCCTCTTTCACTGCCTTTGTCTGTCAGGAAGAATAAGCGGTCGGAACTTGATAATGACAAATTCAGAGAACGGGAGCAAGGGGAAGCAGAATACTTTGAAAAATCGCCACTGGCAACGACAGTTGCATTACCCCTACTGCTACTTTTCTCAGAGAGCTGCCTGCTAGAAACGGTTGGCAACAAATCGGCCTCAGGCATGGAAGAACGAATGTCAGGAAGACACCGTACGGTACAGCTTGGCGTTTGACTATGATTATTGACATCCGTGCAAGTGGTGTCACTCTCGGTAACTGGAGTGGCAGGCGGAGCGGGTAAAGACATCCCGCTGGCCTGCAAGAGCTTAGCAGCAGCTGTGGCAGTTATGTTGGTAGACCGCTGCTGAGTGAGTCTGACTCTCGACATCCTATCTAGACTAGCACTCGCCACTGGTGTGTCAGGTCTTGAGGGTGCGGTTTTTGGCAGATGCTGCTTCTGCTGCTGCTGGGTtttgcctcctcctcctcctccgttCTCTTTCAAAGGCTTGGCAGGACGCTGTTTCCTAAAATTAAGCATCTGGTCCGGTGGGAGAGGGGTTCCCCAGATCTGACTCTGAGTGTGAATGGAGGAGGATCCGGTGGGCCTGTTCTCGTCGGAGGAGCGCAAGGGCTCCAAGTCCAAGTGCCTCTGCCGCCTATTCACAGACGAAGACCGCTGCCTCGACTGAATTTCCGCCAGGGTCGAGGATGGAGTTAAGATGGTGTGTTGATGTTTAGGAAGTGGCGATTTGGAAGGCAAGGGATGAGGGAGATCGCCGGTGAAAGCCGCAGGAGACATGAACCTAGAGCTCACCTCCCTCACTCTTGGCCGCCTTTGAGCAGTcggtggtggaggaggaggaggaggatggggAGGAGCGCAAACTTCTGCGTCCTCTACGGTCAATTGATCCATGTTCCTCAGTAAATGCAGAAATCAATCGACGAAAGCACGTACAAGCGAATCTGAGAAGAAATTTGTGAATGTTAAAATTCACCTGGAGTCCCAATTTTCGAATTGAGGTTAAGCCCTTACCTTGTCCCGACCCCCGATTCCTTTTAATGAGCGCTTTTACAATATTTTGCTGACCCAGAAGCCTTCAAGTGAAAGAGATAACTAGCCGTTGGGGGTCAAGTCGTAACGGTTCAATTTTCAAAAGGCattttaagggaagggatcatttaaaaaaacaaattgaagaCACCACATAATCTCAACCATATGATTTCATTAAAGGCAAATATAACGGTTAAGAtgatattttcattttttctgaAAATTGGGAATCTCTTCCCTTAAAGGctttctctatatatataatgattgtggtatacgaggagtcTTATTTTTTCTATCTAAgattatttaagtgttttaattaataaaaagattgaaattaaatgatgtagCTTGTCTAACTCATTTACCATCTAATATGGTAAAGAAATGTGTAAAATTGTGATAAAAATAacattactctctctctctccctctctctctatatatatataggctttTTAAGGAAAGAGAtccccatttttcaaaaaaaatgagaacaccctcttgaccgttagatctgactttaatgaaattctttggttgagattaaatcataGGCTgtagaatctcaaccacaaaatttcattaaaactagATCTAACAGTCAAGAGAGTCcccatttttcttaaaaaatggaTCCCTTCTCTTGaaggctttatatatatatatatagcctaACTTAAGACATTTTATTTACACCTAAATAAATTACAACTTCCGTGCCATGCTACCTGTCCCACCAATTGCCGTGCAAGGCCTGAAAGCGAGTTCTTCCATTCCTCAACCGCTCCTCTATTttaggaggcagattgtctgccctcaacaatgacgtagcttaaccgtgatcgtACAACACAGGATCCCCTCCCCTCCTGtgttgtgcggtcacggttaagccacgtcaatacaGGAATGGAGGGGATGAGAAGGGTATGGTAAAAGGAGGCAGAGTGATcgcacaaataggaggggatgcaAAGAGTATGAtattgggagggcagacaacCTGCCTCCTCTATTTTATCCTCGTATAGTAAATGATATGATTTTTTAGTAATTTAATTACTAATTATTTGTTTGAAATAATCTCAATGATGACATAAAAAATGAACAGCTTGAATCATGATATTACAAAATGGAAAAGGCTATCACACATTTTCAAGTTCCATGGAGAAGAAACTAAGAATTATACAAAGCAAAATTAAGTACGGATGGTTCAATCCGGTATTTACTTCTATCAATACATCGGGTGTAAGAGATCAATAAGTACAGAAAATGGATACTAATATTAGTGCATTTGTGACTTTCACATCCATGAAGCCATTTTCATGGCGCAAGCCTATATACAAAACTGACTTCATCTTCTACCTTATTTATTTCGGAAAACTGAATCATCGAGACTGTTGGCCAAGGCCATGGAAACCCCTTCTTGTAGAGCTAGGCATTGGCTCATCTGTCaagcaaataaaaacaaaaaaaggaaaacaaattaagatggtgaaattAAATACTTGCTCGATTCATAAATTGGAAAAGGGGAAAAGAATGGCAATCATGGATTATGTGATTTACAGTAGACTGATGAAAGTAAGCGGGGATTCATGCCATTTCTATCTTACCAAGCTCATCCTCTTCATCACCATTCTGGCTTGTAAAGAATGGCGTGAGGTAGTTTCGATCTAACGCTGTGAATGACGCTGTGCTGCAGGTGAGAAGGTGGAGGGCAGAACTAGATGCTTAGcaaatagataaaaaaaaaaaatgaaagccaGGTTCCTCTACGAAGGTAGCAAACAAATGGTTACCTCTGATGGAATTCCTTCAGTTTCATCTTGATCCTGTTTCCTGATGATCCTTCGTCATCAAAAGATGGTGCAATATAGCCATTGTTCCCTTCAAAATTCTGGGAAATATATGTACACATATCCAAAATAGTCAGCTTTGATAAGTAGTAAAATTACAGTGATCATGAAAGTAGAAATGTTATCACAATTCAACATGTGGCCCATCAATCTGAATAGGATTAAGCAGGACTCATTAAATGTTTGCAATAGATAAGTGTGTAGAACACAGGAGGGAAACATATTTGAAAGGAGATCTGCCTGTAACTTCAGAACATGTCCAAAAATGCTGGTTTAGCTTCATTTTACTTATAAATTTCTGTGTGAGGTTGTCCAAATCAAGTCCAATTTTCACCAGAAATCAATGACCATGTATATGAAACACTATTTCAGTGTCCCACTCTCACCAAAACCCCATCAACAGACCTACCCTGTGGTTATTTCCAAAGGAGTTTCTGAAGCATAGATATGAATCCACGGGCAGAGACAATGAGATTCTCTTCCAATTCAAAGCTTTCCCTCTAGGTCAGGAAGGGGACACACCGTCTATTGAAAATTCTGTCAGCCATTAGCTAAACAGAGAACCAACTTCAATAAACCTCAGACTATGATTTTCTCACTGAAACCATGTTAGTATGTTACCATATATGCAAGGCACTAGATAGCTTCGGCTGAGAGTTGTGGTCTGTGGTTGTGGGTCATGTAACAGAGTCCTATTCTGTCAGCATGGTGTCTACTATGCCCTGTGACAGAGACAGACACAGCAGGAAAGCACAGGACCTAAAAACCTTGGCACTTATGTGAGCTTAGAGATAACAAGTAACCACTTCTTTGGGGATCAAAAGATTGTCCCTACGTAAATAGTAGCCTTGGATGATCAGAATGACCCACATCAGTTCCTATCCTGTGGGGCTAACGTTACATTAGTATAACTAACGTCCAGAAACTTAGGGATTGTGAATCAAATGTCTACATAGATGTTTGTTCCTTTTTTGGATTAAATAAAGTAGATCCAAGTGGAAAATTTGGCTATCACAAACATGCATAGAACTCTTTTGTTAGAGTTCCTAAAATTCAAAGACCAAGTAATTAAGCAGAACATATTTCCGTTTTATTTTCTAGATCTAGAACTTACTTCACCCAAAGTTCCCTCAATGCCATCACCTACAACTTGTAAAGCTTCCAGCATGGTGCCGGTTGAACCTCCAATTAATAACACCTAAAAAATTGGTCCAATTACAACTCAGTCACAAGAACAGTATCATATGCATCTCAATAAACAAGTATACttgaataatatatatttgttacaAACATCAAATAGGTAATTATTGTTCCTGATGCGCAAGGTGTCAAATTACCAAGTTTCTCTAAGTGCATGTCCAAGACAACAAATGAAGCCACAATTAAAGATTAAGTATATAGTGCTGCTAGCATTGCCATTAAACACTTTTTCTTCAATCACATGACTTTCAAATTGGTTCATAAGGCAGGGCTTCATAACAAATTTCAGTTAGTCTAAATAAAATTGTCTATTCCGGACAAGTTAAGTAATTTTTTGGCATAAGCAAAGGTATAGAGCAGAATAATTTTTGAGGGAAATTTCAATCTAGTTTCCTACTTAATTTGTTAGTTTCCTGTTCTTGTTATTGTCCAGTTTGAAGGACTAGGATTACTTTCCTCTTTATAAATATGCTTTGAAATTCAATAGAGCAGATTTGAATGATGTAACGAAATTATCTCTCCTTGAATTATCTTTTGTCACTGTTTTCTATACTCTGATCTCCCCTTCTGTTCTAGATTTCTCTTTGGTCAGTCTATTCCTTCTGTCTTCTGTCTCTGAATCCTATATTTCTCTTCCCTTGAATCCTAGTCCCTGTGCTCTTCTAAAATCCCTTTCTAATTTCTGAATATATGTTACTTGTTCTACATTTACGCTTGTTCCAAACAAAACTTTTGCTCCCTTCTGAATCGGAGCCATTTCAAAGAAACAACTTTCAGTGGAGGTGCAAGACAAGAGCAAGGATATAGTGAACTAGAAAAGATCACATAGTATTGTTACCAGCTTTTTAATTGCGCAAAATACTTCTTGGTATCATTAGAAAAGTTCAAGGACGTGGGATGCAATATATTGACAAAGTGCTGAATTCAGATTCTATTTATGACTAGTATTTTAACAAGATGATGTATTAGTTTAGTCTACAAATATCTCTTAGGGAAACCATGTCCTCAATATTCACCATACATTGGGAAGAAGATTCTGAATTGATGACAAAGATCAGTTTGTGTACCGTCAGAACCACTATGGCAGTGGTTGCAGTGAATATAGTCTGGCCATGTCCGTCTGGGAGATCATGAACTGATTGCAGAGCCAGGGCAAAAGCCATGGCCCCTCGAAGTCCTACTCAATCCCATAATTCATTATGAATATCATTAGTCAATAAATTCAGAAAGATCAGCAAGTTTCTGCTCTTCTTACCACTATACCAAAGTGCTTTCTGGTGTTTTAAAGGTATCTGTCTGTGTGCAGGTCGAACCAAATTGACCAAATATGCACAAGAAAAAACATTAGCTGCCCTGCACAAAATCATTTGGCAAACTGATTAAGAATTTCATACCAAAATACAGTGATTTATACAAAACGGACAAGGAAAATGAAATAACAAACGTCTAGAAATTGAAAGACTACTAAAGTAAGATTGTGACCAAAGTCTCATCACAGCAAACATACAGGAAGCATACCTTGCAACTACAATAAATATCTGAGGCAATCACGCACCAAGTTAAGGAAAAAGAGGAAGTTTCAGTTGCTACAGTATAATAACTTTTCACATTAGACTACTAATTCAAAGGATACAATTGAGAAAAAAATGAACCCCACATGTGACCAGCTATGTTGTTCCATGGCAATATCAAAGCCCATGTATATAAACCTGAAAATTAAGGTTTTCATTTCAAAACAAGCGTGGTGTGTCACGTGTAAATAACAGCTTAAATACTTGATATGTGATAAAGACTATGAAAAGCTCACTTACACAAACGTCTCCGCTAGTGATGATATCAAatggaaaaaggaagaaacaaaTCTTTGAGAGTTTTCTGATAAATTTGAATACGTATAATGCTTCATGACCTAAAACAGAACACCAGTTTGTCCATGGCACAGCTTTACCGTAGAatatattaaaaagaaaaaatgtacaGTTCTTCCACTTACCATTCCTGTGAACAATATTGACACAATACCAGACAGACCAAGACCTTCTGCAAGCATGTAACTAAACAGATGATGGTTCTACGTCAATTTGCATATAAGGAGAAAGCCTTAACACTAATTTACATAAGATGAAAAACGGCCAAGAAGATCACTCACGAGAAATATGGAAAGAGGACAAACAGACAGCACTCCAAGTTTTGAAGACTGAAAGGATAACAAGACAACCTCGTTATTTCCACCGTAGTACTAACTAAACAAAGGCCGGCAAAGAATGGAAGAAAAGTATCACTCACTTGTCAATATCCAACCC carries:
- the LOC114819316 gene encoding sodium/hydrogen exchanger 6-like; this translates as MAMEEHQIMAMQISPADAHGTTPGKEQQAAGVGILLQIMMLVLSFVLGHVLRRHKFYYLPEASASLLIGLIVGGLANISNTENSIRAWFNFHEEFFFLFLLPPIIFQSGFSLSPKPFFSNFGAIVTFAILGTFIASVVTGILVYLGGLIYLTYRLPFVECLMFGALISATDPVTVLSIFQELGTDMNLYALVFGESVLNDAMAISLYRTMSLVRSHASSGENFFMVVVRFLETFVGSLSAGVGVGFTSALLFKYAGLDIDNLQNLECCLFVLFPYFSYMLAEGLGLSGIVSILFTGMVMKHYTYSNLSENSQRFVSSFFHLISSLAETFVFIYMGFDIAMEQHSWSHVGFIFFSIIFIVVARAANVFSCAYLVNLVRPAHRQIPLKHQKALWYSGLRGAMAFALALQSVHDLPDGHGQTIFTATTAIVVLTVLLIGGSTGTMLEALQVVGDGIEGTLGENFEGNNGYIAPSFDDEGSSGNRIKMKLKEFHQSTASFTALDRNYLTPFFTSQNGDEEDELDEPMPSSTRRGFHGLGQQSR
- the LOC103438312 gene encoding protein ENDOSPERM DEFECTIVE 1-like, translated to MDQLTVEDAEVCAPPHPPPPPPPPTAQRRPRVREVSSRFMSPAAFTGDLPHPLPSKSPLPKHQHTILTPSSTLAEIQSRQRSSSVNRRQRHLDLEPLRSSDENRPTGSSSIHTQSQIWGTPLPPDQMLNFRKQRPAKPLKENGGGGGGKTQQQQKQHLPKTAPSRPDTPVASASLDRMSRVRLTQQRSTNITATAAAKLLQASGMSLPAPPATPVTESDTTCTDVNNHSQTPSCTVRCLPDIRSSMPEADLLPTVSSRQLSEKSSSRGNATVVASGDFSKYSASPCSRSLNLSLSSSDRLFFLTDKGSERGKVGGLCLPPVPPCATAKLGPDIRKGKKVSSHLEDVHSLRVLHNRYLQWRYANARAEASVRAQQRETQRTLYSLAVKIAELYDSVKRKRIELGILQRTKTLSTILEAQIPYLDQWFSLEGDYSVSLAEATQALLNASVQLPSSGSVRANLRELEEALSSAIEVMDIIVFHVHRSLPKAEDTEHLISELARVIGGERALIEECGNLLSKTYTTQVEEWSLRSQIIQSKCCCS